The genomic segment GAGTAAGGTGAGCTACGGCCCTCGTATTCCTGAGACGCCGCTGACCGTGCCCCTGACGCAGCATACGTTGCCCATTGGCGACTTGAAGTCGTATATTGAATGGCCGCACTGGGAATACCGTCGTGTGCCTGGACTGGGTAAGGTGGAACTCAACGATATCGTGGTGTTTAACTATCCCGCTGGTGATACGATTTGTCAGAATGTGCCTTATCAGACGGAATACTATGGCATGTGCTATGGCTATGGACGTCAGATCTATGAGCAGAACTATCCTTTGGCTTATCCTATCGACTCGCTGTCGAAGATGGAACAGAGAAAGCGTTTTGAGGAGTACTATAACCTGGGCCGACAGTATATCTCGGCTAATGCACATGAGTTTGGCGGCATTGGCTATCGTCCTACTGACCGTCGTGAGAACTATGTAAAGCGCTGTGTGGGTCTGCCTGGTGATGTGCTACAGATCAAGAATCATATCGTTTATCTGAATGGTAAGGCTAATAAGGAGCCTGACAATGTGCAGTATAAATATGATGTGCTGTTTAACGATGGTGTCATTCTGGATAATGACTTCCTAAAGGAGAACGGTATTACTTGCGAGGACCTGGGATTGAGTCGTGCTGACCAGGCTTATTTTAAGAGCGAGGGTCAGATTCAACTCACTCAGCAGTTCCGCAACAACCGTGTGGTGATGCCTCTGACCAAGAAAACGGCTCAGTTGCTGAAGAGCAGAAAGGACTTGGTGCAGGCAATTGCTCCAGAGGTTGATAACAGAACGGACGAGATCTATCCGAAGAACATGGTGAAGAGCTGGACGCGCGATAACTATGGTCCTGTTTGGATTCCTAAGAAGGGCGAGAGTATTAAGTTGTCGCTGGATAACCTGCCCATCTATGAGCGCCCTATCAAGGTGTATGAGCATAACGACCTGGAGGTGCGCGATGGCAAGATCTTTATCAA from the Prevotella sp. E15-22 genome contains:
- the lepB gene encoding signal peptidase I codes for the protein MEKREKAKLNMKKQWAKFVLVMVCYLLFLFWVKSWLGLLVIPFIYDAYISKKINWKWWQDYEGPMRTVMSWVDAIVFALVAVYFINQFFFQNYVIPSSSLEKSLLTGDYLFVSKVSYGPRIPETPLTVPLTQHTLPIGDLKSYIEWPHWEYRRVPGLGKVELNDIVVFNYPAGDTICQNVPYQTEYYGMCYGYGRQIYEQNYPLAYPIDSLSKMEQRKRFEEYYNLGRQYISANAHEFGGIGYRPTDRRENYVKRCVGLPGDVLQIKNHIVYLNGKANKEPDNVQYKYDVLFNDGVILDNDFLKENGITCEDLGLSRADQAYFKSEGQIQLTQQFRNNRVVMPLTKKTAQLLKSRKDLVQAIAPEVDNRTDEIYPKNMVKSWTRDNYGPVWIPKKGESIKLSLDNLPIYERPIKVYEHNDLEVRDGKIFINGEQTDSYTFKMDYYWMMGDNRHNSADSRYWGFVPEDHIVGKPIFIWWSSDPDRGLFSGGIRWSRLFSIVDNIK